Genomic window (Anaerolineales bacterium):
ACGCATCGTCGCCCATTACGATCGTGTTCGATAGCGTGAGTCTTGGTGATCAGCTCTCGATTCAATTTTCACACGCCCTGTGCAGAAAGCGCTGCACGCACTGCGCACGTTCCGCGGCTGAAACAGAAATTCCTGGTAGACAGGAAGTCGATTTTCGTTCGGGCAGCAACCAAACGCTGCGCCGATTAGAGAGAAATGAAAAGCGGCTTCCCTGCGATCTGGAAAGCCGAACTTCAGAGGTGATGTCCGCGATGCTTCTACCAGACCAATTGCTCCTGGCTATTTATCTTCCGCAGGGGATGGGACATCGACCAAGTGCATAAACGAATTATAATTTATGCGCTTGGGGAAGTCAAAAAACCCTGGTCGACTCACGGCGTAATTCAGTCCCACATCAGCGACGGAGAATCAACCCACCATTTCCTGCACCCTGGCTGCCGAGCGGATGCTCTCCAGTCGATCCAGGCGTTCCCAGGGCAAATCAATATCGTCGCGGCCGAAGTGGCCGTAGGAAGCGGTTTGTTGAAAGATCGGTTTGCGCAGATCCAAATCGCGGATAATTGCGCCCGGACGCAGGTCGAAATTCGCTTCGATCAGGCGGATGATCTCATCGTCGGGAATCCGGCCCGTGCCGAAGGTCTCCACGTTGATGGAAAGCGGACGCGCCACACCGATCGCATACGCCAATTGGATCTCACAACGTTCCGCCAGGCCTGCGGCAACGATGTGTTTCGCCACCCAACGCGAGGCGTACGCGCCGGACCGGTCCACTTTCGTCGCATCCTTCCCGCTGAATGCGCCTCCGCCATGGCGCCCCATTCCGCCGTACGTGTCGACGATGATCTTCCTTCCCGTCAGTCCGGAATCTCCCAACGGCCCGCCCGTCACGAAGCGGCCGGTTGGATTGACGAAGATTTTCACCTCGTCGTCGATCAGATCATCCGGAAGCACGGGTAGAATGACCTCCTCGATCACACCCTCTCGGATTTCCTCGGCATCCACGTCAGGTGAGTGCTGCGTGCTGATGAGCAGCGTATCGATTCGTTTGGGACGCCCATGGCTGTACTCCACCGTTACCTGCGATTTTCCATCCGGACGGACCCAGGAAAGCACGTTCTCCTTGCGCACGACAGCCAGCCGCCTTGTAAGCCGGTGGGCCAGATCGATCGCAAGCGGCATCAAGGTTTTCGTTTCGTTGCAGGCGTAGCCAAACATCATGCCCTGATCCCCCGCGCCGATGGTTTCAACCTCCTCGTCCGTGACTTCTCCGGAACGGGACTCTAACGCATTGTCTACACCCCGGGCGATGTCACTGCTTTGCCGCGCAATTGCAACCTGAACGCCGCAGGTATTGCCGTCGAATCCTTTGGCACTGTCGTCGTAGCCAATCTCGGTGATTACCTTGCGCGCCAACTCGTCGTAGTTGACCTGCGCTTCCGTGGTGATTTCACCCATCAGCACGACGAAGCCCGTTTTTGTCGCCACTTCACAGGCCACGCGGGAGTACGGATCCTGCGCCAAACAAGCGTCGAGCACGGCGTCAGAGATCTGATCGCACATCTTATCCGGATGACCTTCGGTGACCGATTCTGAGGTAAAGAACAATCGACTCGAATTCATGAACGTTGTACTCATGCAGATTGCCTCCAAAATGAAATTGCCCCTTCGCAGCGAGAAGGGGCACGATCATCAAGGTGAGCCTCCTCTCATCTCTCAGACACTCTGTCTGGCGGAATTTGCACCACACCCGTGGTCCGTCAACGGGCAGGTTGCCGAGGTTTCACAGGGCCGTTCCCTCCACCTCTCTGGATAAGAGTGCGATTGGGGCTATTTAATTTGTCGAAAAACTATACCACACACCTTTAAAGGGTGTCAATTTCCTCCGTTTTTCGATCGCTCGATCGCCCGGCGTGTTTTTTTGGGTTACTCCTTGGCTTCTTCTCCGCGAACACGGCCGATGCCCCACAGCACGACGGCCATGCCTACGCCGAGGCCAAATCCACCCAGCGTTCCCGGACTGTCCAGCCAATAAGCGATGAGAACGAAAACGGCAGACACACCCAAAGCCGCCGCCACGGCAAATTGCCAGACCCTCATCTTGACGGCCTGTACTGCCAGCCAGCCGGCGCCGAGGCCGAATGCCAGCGCACCGAAAGGACGGAGAATCAAACCGAGTATCTCCATCAATTCGTAGACGTCCATCGTAAGATCCAAATTCGACAAGATCATAGCGTACATCGTTCGTCCTCCATTCTCTATTTAAGTGCCGTCGTATTTGACGAAAGGATCGTATACAGTATGGCACAAGTTTTGCATTTTCACGTAGCGGAATCCCGTCGATTTTGGTGGTTTCCGATCCGAACAACGCAGGTAAACGTACGACGTATCCCGGGCAGGAAATGTTCCCTACCCCAACTGTGGACACTGGTTTGCATCGAAACCGAAATTGACCCAAAACGGATATAATGTCCTGCCATGACCGAAGGGCTCTTGACAGATTGCCTGTTTTTTCGATCATTAT
Coding sequences:
- the metK gene encoding methionine adenosyltransferase; its protein translation is MSTTFMNSSRLFFTSESVTEGHPDKMCDQISDAVLDACLAQDPYSRVACEVATKTGFVVLMGEITTEAQVNYDELARKVITEIGYDDSAKGFDGNTCGVQVAIARQSSDIARGVDNALESRSGEVTDEEVETIGAGDQGMMFGYACNETKTLMPLAIDLAHRLTRRLAVVRKENVLSWVRPDGKSQVTVEYSHGRPKRIDTLLISTQHSPDVDAEEIREGVIEEVILPVLPDDLIDDEVKIFVNPTGRFVTGGPLGDSGLTGRKIIVDTYGGMGRHGGGAFSGKDATKVDRSGAYASRWVAKHIVAAGLAERCEIQLAYAIGVARPLSINVETFGTGRIPDDEIIRLIEANFDLRPGAIIRDLDLRKPIFQQTASYGHFGRDDIDLPWERLDRLESIRSAARVQEMVG